One window of the Streptomyces sp. NBC_00259 genome contains the following:
- the pyrR gene encoding bifunctional pyr operon transcriptional regulator/uracil phosphoribosyltransferase PyrR: MDAISSDVARPVLEGPDIARVLTRIAHEIVERAKGAEDVVLLGIPTRGVYLARRLAEKLAEITGRTIPVGSLDITMYRDDLRLRPARALARTDIPAEGIDGRLVVLVDDVLFSGRTIRAALDALNDIGRPRAVQLAVLVDRGHRELPIRADYVGKNLPTSLRETVKVLLAEEDGRDTVLLGTQETAPAGEQ; the protein is encoded by the coding sequence ATGGACGCCATCAGTTCCGATGTTGCTCGCCCCGTTCTCGAGGGCCCGGACATCGCGCGGGTGCTGACCCGCATCGCCCACGAGATCGTGGAGCGTGCCAAGGGCGCCGAGGACGTGGTGCTCCTCGGTATCCCGACACGCGGGGTCTATCTTGCCCGCCGTCTCGCCGAGAAGCTCGCCGAGATCACCGGCCGCACCATCCCCGTCGGGTCCCTCGACATCACCATGTACCGCGATGACCTGCGGCTTCGTCCTGCCCGTGCCCTCGCACGCACGGACATCCCGGCCGAGGGCATCGACGGCCGTCTGGTCGTCCTCGTCGACGACGTGCTCTTCTCCGGCCGCACGATCCGCGCCGCCCTCGACGCGCTGAACGACATCGGCCGTCCGCGCGCCGTCCAGCTGGCGGTCCTCGTCGACCGCGGCCACCGTGAACTGCCCATCCGAGCCGATTACGTCGGCAAGAACCTCCCGACGTCGCTGCGGGAGACGGTCAAGGTCCTGCTCGCCGAGGAGGACGGTCGCGACACCGTGCTGCTCGGGACGCAGGAGACCGCCCCGGCCGGCGAGCAGTAG
- the bldD gene encoding transcriptional regulator BldD, with translation MSSEYAKQLGAKLRAIRTQQGLSLHGVEEKSQGRWKAVVVGSYERGDRAVTVQRLAELADFYGVPVQELLPGTTPGGAAEPPPKLVLDLERLAHVPAEKAGPLQRYAATIQSQRGDYNGKVLSIRQDDLRTLAVIYDQSPSVLTEQLISWGVLDADARRAVAHEEG, from the coding sequence ATGTCCAGCGAATACGCAAAACAGCTCGGGGCCAAGCTCCGCGCCATCCGTACCCAGCAGGGGCTCTCGCTCCACGGGGTGGAGGAGAAGTCCCAGGGCCGCTGGAAGGCCGTCGTCGTCGGGTCGTACGAGCGCGGTGACCGCGCGGTGACCGTGCAGCGTCTCGCCGAGCTTGCGGACTTCTACGGAGTGCCGGTGCAGGAGCTTCTTCCGGGCACCACGCCCGGCGGCGCCGCCGAGCCGCCGCCGAAGCTCGTTCTGGACCTGGAGCGTCTCGCCCATGTCCCCGCCGAGAAGGCCGGCCCGCTGCAGCGTTACGCGGCGACGATCCAGAGCCAGCGCGGTGACTACAACGGCAAGGTGCTCTCGATCCGCCAGGACGACCTGCGCACGCTCGCCGTCATCTACGACCAGTCGCCCTCGGTGCTGACCGAGCAGCTGATCAGCTGGGGTGTGCTGGATGCGGATGCGCGGCGCGCTGTCGCACACGAAGAAGGCTGA
- the nusB gene encoding transcription antitermination factor NusB, translating into MAARNKARKRAFQILFEADQRGASVQEVLADWIRHSRSDDRQPPVNEYTMELVEGYAEHARRIDELIATYAVGWTLDRMPVVDRNILRLGAYELVWVDETPDAVVIDEAVQLAKEFSTDDSPSFVNGLLGRFKDLKPSLRRGA; encoded by the coding sequence GTGGCTGCCCGCAACAAGGCCCGCAAGCGTGCCTTCCAGATCCTCTTCGAGGCCGACCAGCGCGGGGCTTCCGTGCAGGAAGTCCTCGCGGACTGGATCCGGCACTCGCGGTCCGACGACCGTCAGCCGCCGGTCAACGAGTACACGATGGAGCTGGTCGAGGGGTACGCGGAGCACGCGCGCCGCATCGACGAGCTCATCGCCACCTACGCGGTCGGCTGGACGCTCGACCGGATGCCCGTCGTCGACCGCAACATCCTGCGGCTCGGTGCGTACGAGCTGGTGTGGGTGGACGAGACCCCCGACGCGGTGGTGATCGACGAGGCGGTGCAGCTCGCCAAGGAGTTCTCCACGGACGACTCGCCGTCCTTCGTGAACGGCCTGCTGGGCCGCTTCAAGGACCTGAAGCCGAGCCTCCGCCGCGGCGCGTAG
- the efp gene encoding elongation factor P: MASTNDLKNGMVLKLDNDQLWSVVEFQHVKPGKGPAFVRTKLKNVLSGKIVDKTFNAGVKVETATVDRRDMQFSYMDGEYFVFMDMQTYDQLHVSRAAVGDAANFLIEGFTATVATHEGEVLYVELPAAVELVIQETEPGVQGDRSTGGTKPATLETGYTIQVPLFITTGEKIKVDTRSGDYLGRVNS; the protein is encoded by the coding sequence GTGGCTTCCACGAACGACCTCAAGAACGGCATGGTGCTCAAGCTCGACAACGACCAGCTGTGGTCCGTCGTCGAGTTCCAGCACGTCAAGCCCGGCAAGGGCCCGGCCTTCGTGCGCACCAAGCTCAAGAACGTGCTGTCCGGCAAGATCGTCGACAAGACGTTCAACGCCGGTGTGAAGGTCGAGACGGCCACCGTCGACCGCCGCGACATGCAGTTCTCGTACATGGACGGCGAGTACTTCGTCTTCATGGACATGCAGACGTACGACCAGCTGCATGTGTCGCGCGCCGCTGTCGGCGACGCCGCGAACTTCCTCATCGAGGGCTTCACCGCCACCGTCGCCACCCACGAGGGCGAGGTGCTCTACGTCGAGCTCCCGGCCGCCGTCGAGCTGGTCATCCAGGAGACCGAGCCGGGTGTCCAGGGCGACCGCTCCACCGGTGGCACCAAGCCCGCGACCCTGGAGACCGGTTACACCATCCAGGTCCCGCTCTTCATCACCACCGGTGAGAAGATCAAGGTCGACACCCGTTCCGGCGACTACCTCGGCCGGGTGAACAGCTAA
- a CDS encoding aminopeptidase P family protein has protein sequence MSEVFAARRARLRDRCVAAGSAAALISRPANVRYLAGGAPPGAVLLLGPAGDTDDVLLCPSAPTGDPVEGRMDEQLRQIVLPTDGGDPAVAAARSADTDGADSLAVEENHLTVARHRALATVTPHLRLADLGGAVEQQRMVKDEDEIACLRIAAEITDQALGELLESILVGRTERHLALELERRLVDHGADGPAFPTSVATGPHAGRGGHRPSDRRVEEGDFLSVCLGANYRGYRCEIGRTFVIGTTPADWQIELYELVFAAQRAGREALVPGAGYRDVDRAARHVLDAAGYGEGLAPSTGHGVGLEIDEDPQLAPAAMGKLDACVPVTVEPGVHLPGRGGVRIDDTLVVRQEADGGPELLTITTKELLAL, from the coding sequence ATGTCCGAGGTGTTCGCTGCCCGCCGCGCCCGGCTGCGCGACCGCTGTGTCGCGGCCGGCAGCGCAGCGGCGCTGATCTCCCGGCCCGCCAACGTCCGCTATCTCGCAGGCGGCGCCCCACCCGGCGCCGTGCTGCTGCTGGGACCCGCAGGCGACACCGACGACGTCCTGCTGTGTCCCAGCGCGCCCACCGGCGACCCCGTCGAGGGACGCATGGACGAGCAGCTGCGGCAGATCGTCCTGCCCACCGACGGAGGAGACCCGGCCGTCGCCGCCGCGCGGTCCGCCGACACCGACGGCGCGGACTCCCTGGCCGTGGAGGAGAACCACCTCACCGTCGCCCGCCACCGCGCCCTCGCCACCGTCACCCCGCATCTGCGCCTGGCCGACCTCGGCGGCGCCGTCGAGCAGCAGCGGATGGTGAAGGACGAGGACGAGATCGCGTGCCTGCGCATCGCGGCCGAGATCACCGACCAGGCCCTCGGCGAGCTGCTGGAGTCCATCCTCGTCGGCCGCACCGAGCGGCACCTCGCGCTCGAGCTGGAGCGCCGCCTCGTCGACCACGGCGCCGACGGCCCCGCGTTCCCCACCTCCGTCGCCACCGGCCCCCACGCCGGCCGCGGCGGCCACCGCCCGTCCGACCGGCGCGTCGAGGAGGGCGATTTCCTGTCCGTCTGCCTCGGCGCCAACTACCGCGGCTACCGCTGCGAGATCGGCCGTACCTTCGTCATCGGCACCACTCCCGCGGACTGGCAGATCGAGCTGTACGAACTCGTCTTCGCCGCTCAGCGGGCCGGCCGCGAGGCCCTCGTGCCCGGTGCCGGGTACCGGGACGTCGACCGCGCGGCACGCCACGTACTGGACGCGGCGGGCTACGGCGAAGGGCTCGCGCCCTCGACCGGCCACGGTGTAGGACTGGAAATCGACGAGGACCCGCAGCTGGCACCTGCGGCCATGGGTAAACTGGACGCTTGTGTGCCGGTCACCGTCGAACCGGGGGTTCACCTCCCGGGCCGGGGCGGAGTCCGGATCGATGACACGCTCGTCGTGCGCCAGGAGGCGGACGGCGGACCCGAGCTACTCACCATCACGACCAAGGAGCTGCTCGCGCTCTAG
- a CDS encoding Pro-rich N-terminal domain-containing protein, with amino-acid sequence MQHAVGAPLPPDGPGHLPGPVPGSIPGPGTTPGWEHQAQHPGPAPQGPPTAGWSGPAPQQAPMPPSPDTTGHVQLPPGGPVPLPAPSPPADTGTGAAPLAVLLIGPAGAGKTTVARHWARSRRVPTAHISLDDVREWVCSGFADPQSGWNDQSEAQYRLARRTCGFAARNFLANGISCILDDAVFPDRPVVGLGGWKRHVGPGLLPVVLLPGLEIVLERNAARSGNRRLSDEEVASIHGRMAGWYGSGLPIIDNSQCDVETTARILDDVLARAIASPPAW; translated from the coding sequence ATGCAGCACGCAGTGGGAGCTCCGCTGCCGCCCGACGGGCCGGGACACCTCCCGGGTCCCGTTCCCGGATCCATACCCGGGCCCGGCACCACGCCCGGATGGGAGCACCAGGCGCAGCACCCCGGCCCCGCGCCGCAGGGGCCGCCCACCGCCGGCTGGAGCGGCCCGGCCCCTCAGCAGGCGCCGATGCCGCCCTCGCCCGACACCACGGGCCACGTCCAACTGCCGCCGGGCGGACCGGTTCCCCTGCCCGCGCCCTCGCCTCCCGCCGACACCGGCACCGGCGCCGCCCCGCTCGCGGTCCTGCTGATCGGCCCCGCGGGCGCGGGCAAGACGACCGTCGCCCGCCACTGGGCGCGGAGCCGACGTGTCCCCACCGCCCACATCAGCCTCGACGACGTCCGCGAATGGGTCTGCTCCGGCTTCGCCGACCCCCAGTCCGGCTGGAACGACCAGTCCGAGGCCCAGTACCGGCTCGCCCGCCGCACCTGTGGCTTCGCCGCGCGCAACTTCCTGGCCAACGGCATCTCCTGCATCCTCGACGACGCCGTCTTCCCCGACCGCCCCGTCGTCGGCCTCGGCGGCTGGAAGCGTCATGTGGGCCCCGGGCTGCTGCCCGTCGTGCTGCTGCCCGGCCTGGAGATCGTCCTGGAGCGCAACGCCGCGCGCAGCGGTAACCGCCGGCTCTCCGACGAGGAGGTCGCCAGCATCCACGGCCGCATGGCCGGCTGGTACGGCTCGGGACTGCCGATCATCGACAACTCCCAGTGCGACGTCGAGACCACGGCCCGCATCCTCGACGACGTCCTGGCCCGCGCCATCGCGAGCCCCCCGGCCTGGTAG
- the aroQ gene encoding type II 3-dehydroquinate dehydratase translates to MSRRVLVLNGPNLGRLGSREPDVYGATSYEGLVEACRSLGKELGFDVDVRETNDEGEMIRWLHEAADGSIPVVINPGAFTHYSYGMRDAAAQRTAPLIEVHISNPYAREEFRHTSVIAAVASGTVAGFGIGSYRLALRALAEELGG, encoded by the coding sequence GTGAGCCGGCGCGTCCTCGTCCTGAACGGCCCGAACCTCGGCCGGCTCGGCTCGCGGGAGCCGGACGTGTACGGCGCCACGTCCTACGAGGGGCTGGTGGAAGCCTGCCGCTCGCTCGGCAAGGAGCTCGGCTTCGACGTCGACGTCCGTGAGACGAACGACGAGGGCGAGATGATCCGCTGGCTGCACGAGGCGGCGGACGGGTCGATCCCCGTCGTGATCAACCCCGGTGCCTTCACGCACTACTCGTACGGGATGCGGGACGCGGCGGCCCAGCGCACGGCCCCGCTCATCGAGGTGCACATCTCGAACCCCTACGCACGCGAGGAATTCCGCCACACTTCGGTGATCGCGGCGGTCGCCTCCGGAACGGTCGCGGGCTTCGGCATCGGCTCGTACCGGCTGGCCCTGCGCGCACTGGCCGAGGAACTCGGCGGCTGA
- the aroB gene encoding 3-dehydroquinate synthase, giving the protein MTEQAVTRIQVGGTAGTDPYEVLVGRRLLGELPGLIGPRTKRVAVIHPEALAETGEAIRQDLARQGYEAVAIQVPNAEEAKTVEVAAYCWKALGQTGFTRTDVIVGVGGGATTDLAGFVAASWLRGVRWIAVPTTVLAMVDAAVGGKTGINTAEGKNLVGAFHPPAGVLCDLGALDSLPVHDYVSGMAEIIKAGFIADPAILDLVEADPEGARSPAGPHTSELIERSIRVKAEVVSSDLRESGLREILNYGHTLAHAIEKNERYKWRHGAAVSVGMVFAAELGRLAGRLDDATADRHRTVLESVGLPLTYRGDQWPKLLETMKVDKKSRGDLLRFIVLDGLAKPTVLEGPDPAVLLAAFGEVSA; this is encoded by the coding sequence ATGACCGAGCAGGCAGTGACCCGTATCCAGGTCGGCGGCACGGCCGGCACCGACCCGTACGAGGTGCTCGTCGGCCGCCGGCTGCTCGGGGAGCTCCCCGGGCTGATCGGTCCCAGGACCAAGCGCGTCGCCGTCATCCACCCCGAGGCGCTCGCCGAGACCGGTGAGGCGATCCGCCAGGACCTCGCGCGACAGGGCTACGAGGCCGTCGCCATCCAGGTGCCCAACGCGGAGGAGGCCAAGACCGTCGAGGTCGCGGCCTACTGCTGGAAGGCCCTCGGCCAGACCGGCTTCACCCGCACCGACGTCATCGTCGGCGTCGGCGGCGGCGCCACCACCGACCTGGCCGGGTTCGTCGCCGCGAGCTGGCTGCGCGGGGTGCGCTGGATCGCCGTACCGACGACGGTCCTCGCCATGGTGGACGCCGCGGTCGGCGGAAAGACCGGCATCAACACCGCCGAGGGCAAGAACCTCGTCGGTGCCTTCCACCCGCCGGCCGGGGTGCTGTGCGACCTCGGCGCGCTGGACTCTCTCCCCGTCCACGACTACGTCAGCGGCATGGCCGAGATCATCAAGGCCGGCTTCATCGCCGACCCGGCCATCCTCGACCTCGTCGAGGCCGACCCGGAAGGTGCCCGCAGCCCGGCGGGGCCGCACACGTCGGAGCTGATCGAGCGCTCGATCCGGGTGAAGGCCGAGGTCGTCTCCAGCGACCTCAGGGAGTCGGGCCTGCGCGAGATCCTCAACTACGGCCACACCCTGGCGCACGCCATCGAGAAGAACGAGCGCTACAAGTGGCGGCACGGGGCCGCCGTGTCGGTCGGCATGGTCTTCGCGGCCGAACTGGGCCGTCTCGCCGGGCGGTTGGACGACGCGACCGCCGACCGGCACCGCACCGTCCTGGAGTCCGTCGGGCTGCCGCTGACCTACCGCGGCGACCAGTGGCCCAAGCTGCTGGAGACCATGAAGGTCGACAAGAAGTCCCGCGGCGATCTGCTGCGCTTCATCGTGCTCGACGGTCTCGCCAAGCCGACCGTGCTGGAGGGACCGGACCCGGCCGTGCTGCTCGCGGCCTTCGGCGAGGTGTCCGCGTGA
- a CDS encoding shikimate kinase produces the protein MSPRVVLVGPMGVGKSTVGALLAERLGTGYRDTDADIVAAQGREISDIFIEDGEPRFRELERAAVRAAVAEHTGVLSLGGGAVLDEGTRELLSGLPVVYLSMDVEEAVRRVGLNTARPLLAVNPRRQWRELMEARRHLYTDVARAVVATDDRTPEEVAQAVLDALDMQHLPGGEPRTPGQEKTR, from the coding sequence GTGAGCCCACGGGTCGTACTGGTCGGGCCGATGGGCGTCGGCAAGTCCACCGTCGGGGCCCTCCTCGCCGAGCGCCTCGGCACCGGCTACCGGGACACCGACGCCGACATCGTCGCCGCCCAGGGCCGGGAGATCTCCGACATCTTCATCGAGGACGGCGAGCCCCGCTTCCGCGAGCTGGAGCGCGCGGCCGTCCGTGCCGCCGTCGCCGAGCACACGGGCGTCCTCTCCCTCGGGGGCGGCGCCGTCCTCGACGAGGGCACCCGCGAGCTGCTGTCCGGGCTGCCCGTCGTGTACCTCTCGATGGACGTCGAGGAGGCCGTACGCCGGGTCGGGCTGAACACCGCCCGCCCGCTGCTGGCCGTCAACCCGCGCCGCCAGTGGCGCGAGCTGATGGAGGCCCGCCGGCATCTGTACACCGACGTCGCCCGTGCCGTCGTCGCCACCGACGACCGCACCCCCGAAGAGGTCGCCCAGGCGGTCCTCGACGCACTCGACATGCAGCACCTCCCCGGGGGCGAGCCCCGGACCCCCGGCCAGGAGAAGACCCGATGA
- the aroC gene encoding chorismate synthase, translated as MSRLRWLTAGESHGPALVATLEGLPAGVPITTEMVADHLARRRLGYGRGARMKFERDEITFLGGVRHGLTMGSPVAIMVGNTEWPKWEKVMAADPVDPAELAELARNAPLTRPRPGHADLAGMQKYGFDEARPILERASARETAARVALGAVARSYLKETAGIEIVSHVVELAAAKAPYGVYPTPADVEKLDADPVRCLDADASKAMVAEIDQAHKDGDTLGGVVEVLSYGVPVGLGSHVHWDRRLDARLAAALMGIQAIKGVEVGDGFELARVPGSKAHDEIIATEDGIRRTSGRSGGTEGGLTTGELLRVRAAMKPIATVPRALRTVDVSTGEAAAAHHQRSDVCAVPAAGIVAEAMVALVLADAVAEKFGGDSVPETRRNVRSYLENLAVR; from the coding sequence TTGAGCAGGTTGCGCTGGTTGACCGCGGGGGAGTCGCACGGACCCGCACTGGTGGCGACGCTGGAGGGTCTTCCCGCCGGTGTCCCGATCACCACGGAGATGGTGGCGGACCACCTTGCCAGGCGGCGCCTCGGCTATGGACGCGGTGCGCGGATGAAGTTCGAGCGTGACGAGATCACCTTCCTGGGCGGCGTGCGGCACGGCCTCACGATGGGCTCACCGGTCGCGATCATGGTGGGCAACACCGAGTGGCCGAAGTGGGAGAAGGTCATGGCGGCCGATCCCGTCGACCCGGCGGAGCTGGCCGAGCTGGCCCGAAACGCCCCGCTGACCCGGCCCCGGCCCGGTCACGCCGATCTCGCCGGCATGCAGAAGTACGGCTTCGACGAGGCCCGTCCGATCCTGGAGCGCGCCAGCGCCCGCGAGACCGCGGCCCGGGTCGCCCTCGGTGCCGTGGCCCGGTCCTACCTCAAGGAGACCGCGGGCATCGAGATCGTCTCCCACGTGGTCGAGCTGGCCGCCGCCAAGGCCCCCTACGGGGTCTACCCGACCCCGGCCGACGTCGAGAAGCTCGACGCCGACCCGGTGCGCTGCCTCGACGCCGACGCCTCGAAGGCGATGGTCGCCGAGATCGACCAGGCCCACAAGGACGGCGACACCCTCGGCGGCGTCGTCGAGGTCCTCTCCTACGGAGTGCCGGTGGGCCTCGGTTCGCACGTGCACTGGGACCGTCGTCTGGACGCCCGGCTCGCCGCCGCGCTCATGGGCATCCAGGCCATCAAGGGTGTCGAGGTCGGCGACGGTTTCGAGCTCGCCCGCGTCCCCGGCTCCAAGGCGCACGACGAGATCATCGCCACCGAGGACGGCATCAGGCGCACCTCCGGCCGCTCCGGCGGCACCGAGGGCGGCCTGACCACCGGTGAGCTGCTGCGCGTACGGGCGGCCATGAAGCCGATCGCGACCGTCCCGCGGGCGCTGAGGACCGTCGACGTGAGCACGGGCGAGGCCGCCGCCGCGCACCACCAGCGCTCCGACGTGTGCGCCGTTCCGGCCGCCGGCATCGTCGCCGAGGCCATGGTGGCGCTGGTCCTGGCCGATGCCGTCGCCGAGAAGTTCGGTGGCGACAGCGTGCCCGAGACCCGCCGCAATGTGCGGTCGTACCTCGAGAACCTGGCCGTCCGGTGA
- a CDS encoding shikimate dehydrogenase: MNSATATDTRRAAVLGSPIAHSLSPVLHRAAYAAMGLTGWSYDRFEVSEADLEGFLGGLDASWAGLSLTMPLKRAVIPLLDAISDTAAAVEAVNTVVLDEDGRRTGDNTDIPGMIAALRERGVEKVDHAAVLGAGATASSALAALARICTGPVTAYVRSHVRAEEMRGWGERLGVEVHTADWAEAGHAFDSPLVVATTPAGATDALVPYVPERPGTLFDVLYDPWPTPLAAAWAEQDGSVVGGLDLLVHQAVLQVEQMTGRSPAPLAAMRAAGEEALAGR; encoded by the coding sequence ATGAACAGCGCGACAGCGACTGACACCCGCCGGGCCGCGGTCCTCGGGTCGCCCATCGCCCACTCGCTCTCCCCGGTGCTGCACCGGGCCGCCTACGCGGCGATGGGCCTCACCGGCTGGTCGTACGACCGCTTCGAGGTGAGCGAGGCGGACCTGGAGGGCTTCCTGGGCGGGCTGGACGCCTCCTGGGCGGGGCTGTCCCTGACCATGCCGCTGAAGCGGGCGGTCATCCCGCTGCTCGACGCGATCAGCGACACCGCGGCGGCCGTCGAGGCCGTCAACACCGTCGTCCTCGACGAGGACGGCCGGCGCACAGGGGACAACACCGACATCCCCGGCATGATCGCCGCGCTGCGCGAGCGCGGCGTCGAGAAGGTGGACCACGCGGCCGTCCTCGGCGCCGGCGCCACCGCGTCGTCCGCGCTCGCCGCGCTCGCCCGGATCTGCACGGGACCGGTCACCGCGTACGTACGCAGCCATGTCCGTGCCGAGGAGATGCGCGGCTGGGGCGAGCGGCTCGGGGTCGAGGTGCACACCGCCGACTGGGCGGAGGCGGGACATGCCTTCGACTCCCCGCTCGTCGTCGCCACCACGCCCGCGGGCGCGACGGACGCCCTCGTTCCGTATGTGCCGGAGCGTCCCGGCACGCTCTTCGACGTCCTCTACGACCCGTGGCCGACGCCGCTCGCGGCGGCGTGGGCCGAGCAGGACGGCTCCGTCGTCGGCGGACTCGACCTGCTCGTGCACCAGGCCGTTCTCCAGGTCGAGCAGATGACCGGCCGCTCCCCGGCGCCGCTCGCCGCGATGCGCGCGGCCGGCGAGGAAGCCCTCGCCGGGCGCTGA
- the mltG gene encoding endolytic transglycosylase MltG yields MTEYGRAPGSEPWHPEDPLYGDQGWRGQQGDGSASYGGQQQYPQQPQAPEPHYGNDPQYQTGYQQQYPQQQQYDGRQQYDGGQYAPQQQGHQQGQQQYPQQQHGQQQYGQQQYAQQQQGQQQYDQQQYGGHWDTGQQPVMPYDPNTGAVPYGAGADHYGTPDAYPPPQPPGRRGAPPQQAQQTRQAPAPEDDWAAEPQEEDHPFFTGEDRREDDDHDEDPGDGRRGGDGGRGPGKKKKKGRNGFACLFVAVVLVGGAGGLGYVGYQFWQGQFGAAPDFEGAGSGQVQVTVPPGASGTEIGALLKEAGVVKSVDAFVSAQSENPRGRSIQDAVYTLKKGMSADEAVKLMLNPASRNGLSFAEGARNVQIYEQIDKRLELDPGTTKSVAEKQAKTLGLPAWAQGHENVKDPLEGFLYPATYPVAKGAKPEDILKAMVKRANQEYGKVDLEAKAKQLKLKNAWELITVASLVQAEGKNETDYKKMAEVVYNRLKPTNTETNQKLQFDSTYNYLKGQSKIDITEEEINSNQDAYNTYTQKGLPPGPIGNPDLTALNASITPTSDGWMYFVATDGKHKTEFAKTHAEFEKLRDKFNEQRDSD; encoded by the coding sequence ATGACTGAGTATGGCCGGGCCCCCGGCTCCGAACCGTGGCACCCCGAGGACCCGTTGTACGGGGACCAGGGGTGGAGAGGACAGCAGGGCGACGGCTCTGCGTCCTACGGCGGCCAGCAGCAGTACCCGCAGCAGCCGCAGGCGCCCGAGCCCCACTACGGCAACGATCCGCAGTACCAGACGGGATACCAGCAGCAGTATCCCCAGCAGCAGCAGTACGACGGCCGGCAGCAGTACGACGGCGGGCAGTACGCGCCCCAGCAGCAGGGACATCAGCAGGGGCAGCAGCAGTACCCCCAGCAGCAGCACGGGCAGCAGCAGTACGGGCAGCAGCAGTACGCCCAGCAACAGCAAGGGCAGCAGCAGTACGACCAGCAGCAGTACGGCGGCCACTGGGACACCGGCCAGCAGCCCGTGATGCCGTACGACCCGAACACGGGAGCCGTCCCGTACGGCGCGGGAGCCGACCACTACGGCACACCCGACGCCTACCCGCCGCCGCAGCCTCCCGGCCGCCGCGGCGCCCCGCCGCAGCAGGCACAGCAGACTCGGCAGGCGCCCGCGCCGGAGGACGACTGGGCGGCGGAGCCGCAGGAGGAGGACCACCCGTTCTTCACCGGCGAGGACCGTCGTGAGGACGACGACCACGACGAGGACCCCGGCGACGGGCGACGTGGCGGTGACGGCGGACGCGGCCCGGGCAAGAAAAAGAAGAAGGGCCGCAACGGCTTCGCGTGCCTGTTCGTCGCGGTCGTCCTGGTCGGCGGGGCCGGCGGCCTCGGCTACGTCGGATACCAGTTCTGGCAGGGCCAGTTCGGCGCGGCACCCGACTTCGAGGGCGCCGGCAGCGGTCAGGTCCAGGTCACGGTCCCGCCCGGGGCGAGCGGCACCGAGATCGGGGCGCTCCTCAAGGAGGCCGGCGTCGTGAAGAGCGTCGACGCCTTCGTCTCGGCACAGAGCGAGAACCCCCGGGGCCGCAGCATCCAGGACGCCGTGTACACCCTGAAGAAGGGCATGTCCGCGGACGAAGCCGTCAAGCTGATGCTCAACCCCGCCAGCCGCAACGGCCTCTCCTTCGCCGAGGGCGCGCGCAACGTCCAGATCTACGAGCAGATCGACAAGCGTCTCGAACTCGACCCCGGCACCACCAAGTCCGTCGCCGAGAAGCAGGCGAAGACGCTCGGGCTCCCCGCATGGGCGCAGGGCCACGAGAACGTCAAGGACCCGCTGGAAGGTTTCCTCTACCCCGCCACCTATCCGGTCGCCAAGGGGGCCAAGCCCGAGGACATCCTCAAGGCGATGGTCAAGCGGGCCAACCAGGAGTACGGGAAGGTGGACCTCGAGGCCAAGGCGAAGCAGCTCAAGCTGAAGAACGCCTGGGAACTGATCACCGTGGCCAGCCTCGTGCAGGCCGAGGGCAAGAACGAGACCGACTACAAGAAGATGGCCGAGGTCGTCTACAACCGGCTCAAGCCCACCAACACCGAGACCAACCAGAAGCTGCAGTTCGACTCGACCTACAACTACCTCAAGGGTCAGAGCAAGATCGACATCACTGAGGAAGAGATCAACAGCAATCAGGACGCGTACAACACGTACACCCAGAAGGGGCTGCCGCCCGGGCCCATCGGCAACCCCGATCTGACGGCGCTGAACGCCTCGATCACCCCGACCTCGGACGGCTGGATGTACTTCGTGGCGACCGACGGCAAGCACAAGACCGAGTTCGCCAAGACCCATGCGGAGTTCGAGAAGCTCAGGGACAAGTTCAATGAACAGCGCGACAGCGACTGA
- the ruvX gene encoding Holliday junction resolvase RuvX — MRRGRRLSIDVGDARIGVASCDPDGVLATPVETVPGRDVPAAHRRLRQLVDEYEPIEVVVGLPRSLSGGEGPAAAKVRGFAQELARGIAPVPVRLVDERMTTVTAGQGLRASGVKSRKGRSVIDQVAAVVILQNALETERTSGGPPGEGVEVVI; from the coding sequence ATGCGCAGAGGACGTCGTCTTTCGATCGACGTCGGGGACGCCCGCATCGGGGTCGCGTCGTGCGACCCCGACGGGGTCCTGGCCACCCCGGTGGAGACCGTGCCCGGACGTGATGTCCCGGCCGCCCACCGGCGGCTGAGGCAGCTCGTCGACGAGTACGAGCCGATCGAGGTCGTCGTCGGCCTGCCCCGCTCGCTGAGCGGTGGGGAGGGCCCGGCGGCGGCCAAGGTCCGCGGCTTCGCCCAGGAACTGGCCCGGGGCATCGCCCCCGTGCCGGTACGACTGGTCGACGAGAGGATGACCACAGTGACGGCCGGGCAGGGCTTGCGTGCCTCGGGCGTGAAGTCCAGAAAGGGCCGGTCTGTCATCGACCAAGTGGCCGCAGTTGTCATCCTTCAGAACGCTTTGGAGACCGAACGGACCTCCGGGGGTCCCCCGGGCGAGGGCGTCGAAGTGGTCATCTGA